The following proteins come from a genomic window of Gossypium raimondii isolate GPD5lz chromosome 5, ASM2569854v1, whole genome shotgun sequence:
- the LOC105767683 gene encoding uncharacterized protein LOC105767683 — MIAITLPGGHLASKVQLLRIYKMRIPPSDSFVIQVRGSSTQTLHQHPTLEPQPTSLSSKLNFSAMKLFNRFRKILVRLLFSLPSAGSSGTSSVAPKQKNCDRFEPPKTSCSSSYYSSHSHYTEAISDCIEFFNKSSQEGSLDGPKSDVSV; from the coding sequence ATGATAGCAATTACACTACCCGGAGGGCATCTAGCTAGCAAAGTTCAATTACTTCGTATTTACAAGATGCGCATTCCACCAAGTGACAGCTTCGTTATTCAAGTAAGAGGCAGCAGCACCCAAACCCTACACCAACACCCAACCCTTGAGCCTCAACCCACTTCTCTCTCTTCCAAGCTAAACTTCTCTGCAATGAAGCTCTTTAATCGGTTCCGCAAGATCCTTGTGCGGCTCTTGTTTTCTCTTCCTTCCGCTGGATCTTCTGGCACGTCGAGTGTGGCTCCCAAGCAAAAGAACTGCGATAGGTTCGAGCCACCGAAGACTTCGTGCAGCTCATCGTATTACTCGTCCCACTCGCATTACACCGAGGCCATTTCTGATTGTATTGAGTTCTTCAACAAGTCATCGCAAGAGGGGAGTTTGGATGGTCCAAAATCTGATGTTTCGGtttga